TATAGTGGACCCGAAAAATAGGACAGCAGTATAAGTGTAAACTTTTAACTTAAAGTCCTATGCAAAAGAGAAGATCATTTTCCTCTGAGTTTAAAGCCAAAGTAGCGATTGAAGCGCTGAAAGAGCACCACACTTTGCAGGAACTGGCTCAGAAGTATGAATTGCACCCTAACCAGATCTCCTCATGGAAACAAGAGTTTCTGGAAAATTCTGCTCAGGTGTTCTCCAACAGGAAGAAAAAAAGCAAGGAGGTAGTGGATGCTGCCAAGCTTTACGAAGAAATCGGGCGGCTAAAAGTAGAGGTGGATTTTCTAAAAAAAAGAGTCTAGCCAAGCAGGCTAACGAAAGAAAAGCCATGATTGACGCCCATCACCCTGAGTTGAGCATCAGCAGGCAGTGTCAACTTCTGGGCTTGTCACGGTCCGTGTTCTATTACCAACCGGTCCAGATGAATGCTGAAGATCTGGGACTGATGCGGCAGATGGATGAATTGTATTTAAAATACCCCTTTTATGGCACCCGCAGGATGACGGCTGCCCTGAAGCAAAAAGGCTACTTGGTGAATCGCAAGCGTATCCAGCGGCTCTATCAGTTGATGGGATTGGAGGCCATCGGTCCTAAGCCAACTACTAGCCAGCCAATAAAAGGACATAAGATTTATCCTTATCTGCTTCGGAACGTAAAGATCCAACGAGTCAATCAGGCTTGGGCTACCGATCTAACGTATATCCCGATGCCGACAGGGTTCATGTACTTGATGGCCGTGGTAGATCTGTATAGCCGCAAGGTGATCAGTTGGGGCGTGTCTAATAGTATGGACACTCAATTCTGTTGTCGGGTGCTGAAAGAAGCACTCAAAACAGGAAAGCCCCAAATC
This genomic interval from Catalinimonas alkaloidigena contains the following:
- a CDS encoding IS3 family transposase (programmed frameshift); this translates as MQKRRSFSSEFKAKVAIEALKEHHTLQELAQKYELHPNQISSWKQEFLENSAQVFSNRKKKSKEVVDAAKLYEEIGRLKVEVDFLKKKSLAKQANERKAMIDAHHPELSISRQCQLLGLSRSVFYYQPVQMNAEDLGLMRQMDELYLKYPFYGTRRMTAALKQKGYLVNRKRIQRLYQLMGLEAIGPKPTTSQPIKGHKIYPYLLRNVKIQRVNQAWATDLTYIPMPTGFMYLMAVVDLYSRKVISWGVSNSMDTQFCCRVLKEALKTGKPQIFNTDQGSQFTSDAFAEILSQHDIQISMDGKGKAIDNIFVERLWRSVKYEYLYLQRPETCKELLLGLKQYFQFYNQERLHQSLG